The Dreissena polymorpha isolate Duluth1 chromosome 9, UMN_Dpol_1.0, whole genome shotgun sequence genome contains the following window.
GGGCGAGTTCGGACGGCACTCCCAATAAACCCGTTGTGAGTTCGAATAACACTCCACAGACTCCTGGGACGCTCTCTGACCACTACCAACGAGAGCTCAAAAAGCTGTCCGATTACTGGAGCCGACAGAGCCCACTAGCGGAGAGTTCGCCGCGACTGCGAAGCAACCGGAAGGCACTATTTGACATCAAAGGTACTCACTATGAAAGTTGTTGTTATTATGTATAGTATCACTATGCCGCGTATGTGAATATATGTTCTTATGCTCGTTTTTGGTGTGTACATAATCCTTCCTCGTGTTGACCCTTATTTAAAATCACACATGTCGTTGTCTTTAACTAGGCTACTATTAATGAGCTATGTTAATTTAAACTTGATTTTACCGTTTTGTCCCTAACGAACAGAGCTGGACCTTCACATGCATAATCACACAGGTTTTTACCAATCCAATCAATTCATATCATCATAATGCAACCTTTGGTTGACTTTGACTGAATTTGGACGAGTAATTCAAAGTGTCTGCGTTTTACAGGTTAGAACAAGCGTCATTAGCTACAACATATTGGTACTTGCACATTTGTTGCTTGTGACAAATACTCTTCCACTACTTCAACAAAACATCGCATTGACATTAGCATTCTTCTAAAGTGGACTCGTAATAAGATTTAATTGTTTCTTTTAGCAACTACACATCTTCGTATAACTTGGGCGTTTACACCTTCGTTACATATAACTATCCACTATCCACCTGTGCCACCAAACCTATGCAGCCTTCACATTAATACGTCGAAATCGCCAACCGGGTGCATATGTTGCACATCCTcttttgtgtgttgttgtttcttGTTTTGACATCCCTGGTACACCGTCTCTGTTTGTGACGTCGTCAACGTCCGCAGATGCGTGCAAGTTCCAACGCGGTCTTCTGTTCGAGCTCATGTCGTAACATGCCCTTACGTTTCAAAATACCCGTTGCcaatatacaaacatttttaacATTCACTTTGATAGTGATACATAAAGAATGTGTCAATACGCTTGTTCATAGAAAataatgaacatattttttatcaacacTGTTCAGTAATCTAATACAATATGacgatttgaaaattataaaaatgctATCTTCTTGAAAACAACGTTTACACTTTAAAGACCTTTCAATATCTGTATATTATAACATATACACAGCATTTAATGGGTACAGACTATAACTTATGTATTTAACTAAAAGCAATCAGAATTCCATTTAAAACTGACATGTCATAAAGAAAgtgatttaatacaaaataatccAATTCATAATTTCAAAAGATATATTAATTCTAAGACAGTCTCTCTCAATATAGTTTAAGTCTATTTTAATATGATACAAACTAAAAAGTGATAAACATTCAAGAGAATGGCTATTTACATTCGAACATAAACataggatctgacacgagttgtcatttcATACTACATTTTATTATGGCTAactgaaacatttaaacaaaatatgttatgAAAAGACAACTTCCTTtttaatagaaataaaataaatattttgttaactgTTTCCGGCGTTTGCAGTTTGGATTGTTCGATGTAGTGTATTGATGTTGctttttcaaaatcatttaaaattcGTTCAGTTTATCTGCTTTCCTAATACCCCTCCATATGCCTGTAGGTATGCGATACCAAATGTACTATCTCTGTATCTTGGAAAAAAAATGTAACAAGTGAACGACTTTTTAGTGTATCTATGCATGATCATACATGTACTTCGTTGTTATAACCAGAGTGCCTGGGCAAATCGTCGAAATCAACACCAGTTCGAAAAAGACGCAGAAGTCACGACTTCCCGGAGCATACAGTCAATTTGACATCGGAGAATCTTCCAGAATCTCCATTTCCGTCCACGAGTTCGGAATCAAAATCGCAAGCCGGTCGGAAATGGCCGCGAACGAACGATTCAGAAGATCAGAAGACATCGGCAGCGCTCAGTGCAAGCGTCGTTTCAAAGAGTGCATGCAATGAAGTCATCCTAGCACCGAGCAAAACACGTAGACGCCAAATCGACAAAAGCTCAATCAATGACAATATCATTTCAGGTAAAATAGGAAACACTAATATGCAATTCGAAACACCAGAAATTGTATTTGGGAACAAGGATCTAAATATTGAAGACAGAATAGAAATTGGAACCGGTTCAACCACCGGATGTTCTTCGACAGAATTCGGTAGTGATTCCGAAGACGAGGACTATATTCCACGGCGCAAGAAACTGCGTAGTGAGGTAACAAAGGACGAGTTGTGGGAGGGTATTCCCCTCACGGTCACGTTCAAGCGCTTGACGCCGCTTGTAAAAACGGACAGCTTGACCCCTTATGACCACATGACAACCGAAGGATGTCAGGACAGAAGACGAATACTGGAAAGAACTGACAGCAGTGCAATTGAGAATATATCTTCTGACCTAGTAGAAGAATGCTCAAGTGCGTTAACAAAGAAGAAAGAAACAACTGCCGATGATAATACAAACAAGGAAATATTTCAAAGTGAGACTGACATGGATAAAAAGCTCGGGCTTCACTTACAAGCATGTGGTCTTTACGAAGAAATTGTCGAAACAGATGCAGACGAATGTGATAAATGTCAGGAGAATTCTCTCGTAAGTCCATGTAAACAGAAATCGATGCACATAGCAGACAAGATGAATGATGCAACCTTTCAATCATCTTCCCTTTTGTCTGACGTTTCATCGAGTATAGGAGCAGAAATCATTGCGGGCCAGTCTACTGATCATAAAGTTAAGATAATGACATGGCAAGATAACTTGGCACATACAGAAAATGAACTTACTAAGGAAAGTTCTAGTACAGACGCGTCAAAAAATTTGTCGGAACCGTTTGTAAACTCTTCAATGTCTATCTCAGTTGGCTCAATCGAACAGCCATCTTCTTTTAAAAACTGTATGGCCTTTGATTTTGATGAAGATGAGTCGAATCAATATAGTGATAAATTCAGGCAGAACATTAAATTAGAATCGTCAAGattaaatattgaaggcgctgCGCAGAGCGAGTTAAATCAGAATATATCGATATTTAACGATACATCAGTTCATGTTATTGCTGAACAAATGGGTGCAATGAATGAAGGGGACTGCGAATGCGAGGGAAGAGATAGTCAGCTCTCAGAAAGCGTTTCCACAACGTTGGAACACATATTCAATCTAGAAGAGACGGACACGAAAGCACAGTCAACTTCGCAACCACCAGAACTTTCAGCAACAACAACCAAAACAACTAAAGTACAAGATAAAATAGTCAGCTTAGAAGCAAGCACTTTAATTCTAACACCACAACGCTCCAAGCGACTTTCTGAACACGCAACTGAACAGAAAACGGCGTGTGAAATTTTAGAACAACATATCAATGACATTAAGAATTCTGCTGAAACTGAAGGTGAGAGCGAAGGTCAAGTAATAGGCCAAGTGAGTGAAAATGCTAAACTCTCCTCATTACAGCAGATGAGGCACATTTTCAGTAAACATTTATCCGTGCCTAAAACGATCCCTCCTTTGCGGATAAAGCTGAAGGAATCACATAACTATCAGGGTGTGACGTCATCAGGCGCGTCACGTGAGAGTCCGGGTATGACTAAATCGAATAAGTCGTCGAAGAAAAAATCTAACAAGTTCAAACTTAAACATCGGACGACAGATTTAGACGAAAGTTCCAATATTGGGCCAGAGAATGACGGCGAAAGACATTATGTAATATCTGGGAGTGAAATGTCGACAGCAAATAAGAAAAGTACAACAACAAAGAGAAAGGATGGAACTTCTAAATGGTAAACTCCTGCTTTTTATCTTTATGCTGGAATACACATTTCTTTGTCTAACAATTTaccttttgttttattaaaagaaGATCTTTATTGAAGCTGTTCATTGAGAAACCGAAATGGTAACGATTGCTTTTTTATAGTTTAGTTGTGTGGTTACATATTTATGGTATTCCATTTCGTAtaagtgtgtgtttgtttttataaatagtcGACAATTTGACGAGTCCTGCCAAAGCATGCTTTTAAGTAAAAGCAGATTAATTACGTACCTATATTGTCTTTACAATTTAAACATATCGTTTTCCGAGAAATGTTGGAccacaaaacaataaaaacaataagaaGAAATATCTGCGCAAAAACAATGGGGTATAAAAAATACTTAGACAAAGTGTATTATGCTGcgagatatttttttttatttttgcatgtCTACAACATATATATAAACTAAATTGATTGCGGTGTGTTGACATAATAAGAAATGGAAATAAGCAAAGGCCCACTTGTCCCTAAAAATGTGCGGTGAAACCATAAATTTCTAGAGAAAACGCTTACGTCTTTCGTACAAGAAACATAGAAATAACAAGGATGGGGATAACCAATTCTTGAGGATGGGTATcaacaaatatttgttaaaatgagAATCACCTAAGTTATGTTAGGATGGAAATCACCAAATGTTTGTTAGAATGGGGATCACCAAATGTTTGTTAAGGTGGGGATCACCAAATGTTTGTTAGGATGGTAATAACCAAATTTGTGTTATGATGGGAAGCAGCTACGACGAAAATCACCAAATATTTGTAAGAATGGAAATCCCCGAATGTTTGATTCTCAGACTGCAGTCTGATTCATCCCCAGGAGTCCTTCCGGATGTGCGGGGGTGGAGCTGAGACTGACAAGCGAGAGGCGACGCTCCGGGGCCGCTGACCTGCTGAACAATCCCGTGCTCAATACACACGCATGCGTACTTTGGTCCAGGTAGGAAGGGAAGGAATTtccttttttgttgttttagattccgtgctttttgacgatgctggatcagcagcgtccaaggtttgataaccagtaaaaaaattcttcacaattgcgacctatgtaaaagaccgagccagtccgattgagataactcgatttttcagttacttcccttggcattcgccactgcgtaggagattgctcgttgattttcattgataacattctcctagcagagttgtcgttcgtgttgataaaggtaaatattaatagaacagcatatcctggggaaacagattcaataagtgaatcagaacgttaatttcaaataagtaattttacatacattttatttttatggaccaataaaacaactatatatgttctctattttgtttgatatttgttctcgatttagtaaataaattgcgaataaaaacatgtaaaattaacttttaacGTGATCACAAACCTAAAGAATGCAAACGATTTCGAACCTgtaaattgtaaacgctgcacagctatgatatatatagataaaacaacatttctttgcgtaattgtccgtcccgctagcgcagtggtaaggacgttcgctttttcacctttacgacaccggttcgattcccgctcccggcgcaatgttatattttgtatgttttgtggtcaccattccggacagttgtttttttccggaaaatctcatccccccccccgcagcatttgaccatataacaaattaaaaagtatttcagtacaaaacaaatagctggaaattgcagctatcattcaaaattcgtcccaactgtcgtcaatctaatcttattaggttggagtgctggacacactccgggtcccaacattatgcagcctcagcgcggaggtatctcattaccttggaaaaacacaaatacacacactgggtgcagcctaggcgcgtatagactcgaacaaggcaacaaactcaagtgcgggcacaatcatttaaaatttacatattgaatacgatattctaacagaaattacacaaccacctaagtgtacataccatgtttgatatttcgttcgattgttagatttcagcatatacatgtataaggtcatttcgctattagttaacttatccatatgttcgtgggcgaactcggatagtcaagtgctcatacgattgagctcacatggtccggctatgtgctcatacctactttcgaggaTCATCATGAATgcattgccatacttaatgaacaagaatgtgaccctcctcccagtttcgctcaatgggtcaagttacccacgggtactacttccccgtaccccttaactttttttcgtaccaaaaatgtttcgaacgcaaatgtttttcgtaccaaatttttttcgttccgaaaattttcgtacccaaatttttatcgtacccaaatgttcgtatcaacatacacaattgtggttatatagataaacttaaattaatgTATGGTATCCAtactcttcaaaagcatcgtcacaccagtactgccagtactttgatttgtattacgatcgatttttttttttgaaattatgCTTATTCCAAAGGCGTTGTTATTTATCGAAAAACACTAGCTTTGGCAAAGTAAAAAACCCATAAAACATCTATTTTGATACCTATAAATGAATAACATTAAAAGTCCTGATCACAGTACCTCAAACAGGATGTCTTTGATTTTGGCGATGTATAATGATCAAAATAACACGAatataaaaatcaaattcaataatTAAATATTCTTTATAATCATACAAGTGAACAAAGTTACTCACCTTTGAAGACAACATATTTTTGCGCTTAAAAAATCATAAACAATCTTTTCACTAAAGCCAGTCACGAATCCAAATGTTTTTATTCGAGAAAAAGCGCTCCGTTTCTGTatgtgcattttttaatatgaaGTCAATTGTAGTTCTACAGTTTCCACaagaacacatttaattaaatagtaatttacCGATAGTGTTTCCCAAAACAGAGTATCatcattaacaagaaatatctttaaaaaagatatacggcgttgattgtggttgcagttaatgaaaggtaaagagttcaaaaaatgagaccaaggatagcgaatgtctttttctgtgcagttcttagctggatcacatgcaatacgggatgttacgcggagttttcgcggcttattttacataataacatattgctggtcataaacctatagatacaaaacagaaaaccaaatgaagaatggaagtgaaatttaaacatatgagtcaaccggcaacACGCGatgtatccgtacatattttaaatatttatactcgcgttcttcgaacaaacctgttttagtggtttgtcgggcattgcttttttattcgattattaacagtatcgagaatcatcgcgctcatgcttaatacattaggcaatatggtggactaattcttattaaattaat
Protein-coding sequences here:
- the LOC127845222 gene encoding uncharacterized protein LOC127845222 isoform X1, whose product is MARKQSKIKDVKHPTLGDTKTPNTPSLSEISKRATHSRARGRNKEHDARSTPRKLSEATGGSVKPEKSTKDSQTNIETVESFKTLRRDADSEPGAKLKTSSRSVRNGVPRTPSKVLADTPKDTTVSLSRTNNGPYASSGGTPQDHGVSLNNIPKPWASSDGTPNKPVVSSNNTPQTPGTLSDHYQRELKKLSDYWSRQSPLAESSPRLRSNRKALFDIKECLGKSSKSTPVRKRRRSHDFPEHTVNLTSENLPESPFPSTSSESKSQAGRKWPRTNDSEDQKTSAALSASVVSKSACNEVILAPSKTRRRQIDKSSINDNIISGKIGNTNMQFETPEIVFGNKDLNIEDRIEIGTGSTTGCSSTEFGSDSEDEDYIPRRKKLRSEVTKDELWEGIPLTVTFKRLTPLVKTDSLTPYDHMTTEGCQDRRRILERTDSSAIENISSDLVEECSSALTKKKETTADDNTNKEIFQSETDMDKKLGLHLQACGLYEEIVETDADECDKCQENSLVSPCKQKSMHIADKMNDATFQSSSLLSDVSSSIGAEIIAGQSTDHKVKIMTWQDNLAHTENELTKESSSTDASKNLSEPFVNSSMSISVGSIEQPSSFKNCMAFDFDEDESNQYSDKFRQNIKLESSRLNIEGAAQSELNQNISIFNDTSVHVIAEQMGAMNEGDCECEGRDSQLSESVSTTLEHIFNLEETDTKAQSTSQPPELSATTTKTTKVQDKIVSLEASTLILTPQRSKRLSEHATEQKTACEILEQHINDIKNSAETEGESEGQVIGQVSENAKLSSLQQMRHIFSKHLSVPKTIPPLRIKLKESHNYQGVTSSGASRESPGMTKSNKSSKKKSNKFKLKHRTTDLDESSNIGPENDGERHYVISGSEMSTANKKSTTTKRKDGTSKWSPSGCAGVELRLTSERRRSGAADLLNNPVLNTHACVLWSSENRRHVHLSNPDASLGEMDAILSRKWDALADKEKLRYFLRAKDALRDDNRHSHKAGNEVQRRSGDDEASSANGPETGWSRERFDKLAPGSQMAEIKRWLHYYQKVAPEVYTSIMREFKGRMMEERREKAETDEKQTRTPVKQRRTKLRKKDKRNSTGNDVKHRQLLFGMILSKRETVIAKLMTKKQQQKEALLAAYLSLVERLTSGDVIDFHGDVTSENLTERLSHIRALERDGKLAVVGDVTSSPRFDIVLSQLYDAGSRLTVTTGPAATDLPGARDLDIDALNPSLLQETLPCLSPATVRKVLSPISGYTPEDLPDAIPDPLPTTSPSSILTQWVADDILQVNPQIGFRKAISLLSGDKIVQRLIAPLSSNVSQRE
- the LOC127845222 gene encoding uncharacterized protein LOC127845222 isoform X2; the protein is MARKQSKIKECLGKSSKSTPVRKRRRSHDFPEHTVNLTSENLPESPFPSTSSESKSQAGRKWPRTNDSEDQKTSAALSASVVSKSACNEVILAPSKTRRRQIDKSSINDNIISGKIGNTNMQFETPEIVFGNKDLNIEDRIEIGTGSTTGCSSTEFGSDSEDEDYIPRRKKLRSEVTKDELWEGIPLTVTFKRLTPLVKTDSLTPYDHMTTEGCQDRRRILERTDSSAIENISSDLVEECSSALTKKKETTADDNTNKEIFQSETDMDKKLGLHLQACGLYEEIVETDADECDKCQENSLVSPCKQKSMHIADKMNDATFQSSSLLSDVSSSIGAEIIAGQSTDHKVKIMTWQDNLAHTENELTKESSSTDASKNLSEPFVNSSMSISVGSIEQPSSFKNCMAFDFDEDESNQYSDKFRQNIKLESSRLNIEGAAQSELNQNISIFNDTSVHVIAEQMGAMNEGDCECEGRDSQLSESVSTTLEHIFNLEETDTKAQSTSQPPELSATTTKTTKVQDKIVSLEASTLILTPQRSKRLSEHATEQKTACEILEQHINDIKNSAETEGESEGQVIGQVSENAKLSSLQQMRHIFSKHLSVPKTIPPLRIKLKESHNYQGVTSSGASRESPGMTKSNKSSKKKSNKFKLKHRTTDLDESSNIGPENDGERHYVISGSEMSTANKKSTTTKRKDGTSKWSPSGCAGVELRLTSERRRSGAADLLNNPVLNTHACVLWSSENRRHVHLSNPDASLGEMDAILSRKWDALADKEKLRYFLRAKDALRDDNRHSHKAGNEVQRRSGDDEASSANGPETGWSRERFDKLAPGSQMAEIKRWLHYYQKVAPEVYTSIMREFKGRMMEERREKAETDEKQTRTPVKQRRTKLRKKDKRNSTGNDVKHRQLLFGMILSKRETVIAKLMTKKQQQKEALLAAYLSLVERLTSGDVIDFHGDVTSENLTERLSHIRALERDGKLAVVGDVTSSPRFDIVLSQLYDAGSRLTVTTGPAATDLPGARDLDIDALNPSLLQETLPCLSPATVRKVLSPISGYTPEDLPDAIPDPLPTTSPSSILTQWVADDILQVNPQIGFRKAISLLSGDKIVQRLIAPLSSNVSQRE